One region of Rhodospirillaceae bacterium genomic DNA includes:
- a CDS encoding Asp/Glu racemase — MTARKRVACLHTAASNIPLFDAAAADLALDLRHLVRADLLADAEQAGGLTPSIVEATEAALRVAAGDADFVLLACSTLGPIADGLRTKVPTLRIDRALAEAAVKTGGRVAVLYTFPGTAQASGDLFREVAAGTEAKIDLQLVAGAWDRFKAGDQQRYFAMIADAADRAFAEGAASVAFAQASMAPAAGLCVKGTPLTSPRASLLKAVGGRPD, encoded by the coding sequence GTGACCGCGCGCAAACGCGTGGCCTGCCTGCACACTGCCGCCAGCAACATTCCCCTGTTTGATGCGGCCGCCGCGGACCTCGCCCTCGATCTCAGACATCTTGTCCGCGCCGACCTGCTGGCGGACGCCGAACAGGCAGGCGGCCTTACCCCATCGATCGTTGAAGCCACCGAAGCGGCCTTGCGCGTGGCGGCCGGTGATGCCGACTTCGTGCTGCTGGCGTGTTCGACGCTCGGACCAATCGCGGATGGGCTGCGCACCAAAGTGCCGACCCTGCGCATCGACCGCGCCTTGGCCGAGGCCGCGGTGAAGACGGGCGGCAGGGTGGCGGTGCTCTACACCTTCCCAGGCACCGCGCAGGCGAGCGGCGATCTGTTTCGGGAGGTCGCGGCGGGAACAGAGGCCAAGATCGATCTGCAGCTCGTGGCGGGCGCCTGGGACAGATTCAAGGCCGGCGATCAGCAACGGTATTTTGCGATGATCGCCGATGCCGCCGACCGCGCCTTTGCCGAAGGTGCCGCCAGCGTCGCCTTCGCCCAGGCCTCGATGGCGCCGGCGGCGGGGCTTTGCGTCAAGGGAACACCGCTCACCAGCCCGCGCGCGAGCCTGCTCAAGGCGGTGGGTGGTCGGCCGGACTGA
- the purE gene encoding 5-(carboxyamino)imidazole ribonucleotide mutase, giving the protein MATKEKRGSAPASRKAAPKVGIIMGSQSDWATMRHAAETLEALKVVAETRIVSAHRTPKRMFDYAQKAKGRGLQVIIAGAGGAAHLPGMTASLTELPVFGVPVESQALKGQDSLLSIVQMPAGIPVGTLAIGKAGAINAALLAAAVLALNDAALAKRLAAFRQKQTDAVAVKPAREA; this is encoded by the coding sequence ATGGCAACAAAAGAGAAACGCGGTTCCGCCCCGGCTTCACGCAAGGCCGCGCCAAAAGTCGGCATCATCATGGGCAGCCAATCCGACTGGGCGACCATGCGCCATGCCGCCGAAACCCTCGAGGCCTTGAAGGTCGTTGCCGAAACGCGAATCGTCTCCGCCCATCGCACGCCCAAGCGCATGTTCGACTATGCGCAGAAGGCCAAGGGCCGCGGCCTGCAGGTGATCATCGCCGGCGCCGGCGGGGCGGCGCACCTCCCCGGCATGACGGCAAGCCTCACCGAATTGCCGGTCTTCGGCGTGCCGGTCGAAAGCCAGGCCCTGAAGGGGCAGGACTCGCTCCTCTCCATCGTGCAGATGCCGGCCGGTATTCCGGTGGGGACACTCGCCATCGGCAAGGCCGGCGCCATCAACGCAGCGCTCCTTGCCGCCGCCGTGCTGGCCTTGAATGATGCAGCACTGGCCAAACGCCTCGCCGCCTTCCGCCAGAAGCAGACCGATGCGGTCGCCGTCAAACCGGCGCGCGAGGCTTGA
- a CDS encoding GGDEF domain-containing protein: MKIRDRAGGPAGVGPAGGARPVSKVGKVAKGAAAASVDATASATHAAPVDQATFLGLSEAELSPNVRAALTALLDEVRHLRDELDRTRKRITHLERVADEDAMLPIANRRAFVRELTRLISFSERYGSPGSVLYFDLNGMKQINDRFGHPAGDAALRHFATMLLNNVRDSDVVGRLGGDEFGVILAQADMAQAQDKANQLLSVIARSPLIWEGVDIQLSCAVGMHEFHGQQTADDALSQADASMYQAKRQHYAGKNGATLVEADGDEAESDSDL; this comes from the coding sequence ATGAAGATCAGAGATCGAGCTGGCGGTCCGGCGGGCGTTGGTCCCGCAGGTGGCGCCCGGCCGGTTTCCAAGGTCGGCAAGGTCGCCAAGGGTGCGGCCGCCGCGAGCGTTGATGCGACGGCCTCGGCCACCCATGCAGCCCCCGTCGACCAGGCGACGTTCCTGGGCCTCAGCGAAGCCGAGCTTTCGCCCAATGTGCGGGCCGCCCTCACCGCCCTTCTCGATGAAGTGCGGCATCTGCGCGACGAATTGGACCGCACCAGAAAGCGCATCACGCATCTCGAACGTGTGGCGGACGAAGACGCGATGCTGCCCATTGCCAACCGCCGCGCCTTTGTCCGCGAGCTGACGCGGCTCATCTCATTTTCCGAACGCTATGGCTCGCCTGGCTCGGTGCTTTATTTCGATCTCAACGGCATGAAGCAGATCAACGACCGCTTCGGCCACCCGGCGGGCGATGCGGCCTTGCGCCATTTTGCGACCATGCTGCTTAACAATGTGCGCGATTCCGATGTGGTCGGGCGTTTGGGCGGCGACGAGTTCGGCGTCATCCTGGCCCAGGCCGACATGGCGCAGGCGCAGGACAAGGCCAACCAGCTGCTCTCGGTCATCGCGCGCTCGCCGCTTATCTGGGAGGGCGTCGACATCCAGCTCTCCTGTGCCGTCGGCATGCATGAATTCCACGGCCAGCAGACGGCCGACGATGCGCTCTCCCAGGCCGATGCCTCGATGTACCAGGCCAAACGCCAGCATTACGCCGGTAAGAACGGTGCTACGCTGGTTGAAGCGGATGGGGATGAGGCGGAAAGCGATTCCGACTTGTGA
- the gyrB gene encoding DNA topoisomerase (ATP-hydrolyzing) subunit B, with the protein MSDENKENGTTGGNHGADDYGADSIRVLKGLDAVRKRPGMYIGDTDDGSGLHHMVYEVVDNAIDESLAGWCDRIDVSLNGDGSVTVRDNGRGIPVDIHKEEGVSAAEVIMTQLHAGGKFDQNSYKVSGGLHGVGVSVVNALSERLDLRIWRDGKEHFLRFRHGDPEAPLVVTGPAGDNRGTEVTFLASKETFTKTEYDYATLEHRLRELAFLNSGVRLILTDNRTVEPKSVELHYEGGLEAFIRYLDRAKNPLHGSAITMMQEKDGMTVEAALEWTDSYHETMLCFTNNIPQRDGGTHLQGFRAALTRQINKYAEESGIAKREKVTLTGDDAREGLTCVLSVKVPDPKFSSQTKDKLVSSEVRPVVENIVNERLAQWFEEHPADAKRIVGKAVEAAAAREAARKARDLTRRKGALDISSLPGKLADCQERDPALSELFIVEGDSAGGSAKQGRHRKNQAILPLRGKILNVERARFDKMLSSDQIGTLIAALGTSIGPEEFDIAKARYHKIIIMTDADVDGSHIRTLLLTFFYRQMPELIEKGYLYIAQPPLYRAAKGKSEHYLKDDLAREDYLISLGLDTAVLTLGNGEQIAGPDLRRVVDLAAQAKHLMEPLIRKVGSAAVVSQTAIRGGLNPQAATNPELAAAIAAELDKISPPAERGWSGLSDQQGGLAFKRRLRGVTSGHVIDASLIRSAEAHRLDQMKEGLLESFGTAASLVAKDRTAVINGPIDLIDVVTEIGSKGIDIQRYKGLGEMNPEQLWSTTLDPAVRSLLQVKVNHVDEAEEIFSTLMGDLVEPRRDFIQQNALNVANLDV; encoded by the coding sequence ATGAGCGACGAGAACAAAGAGAATGGAACCACCGGTGGAAACCACGGCGCCGACGATTACGGCGCCGATTCCATCCGCGTGCTGAAAGGGCTCGACGCCGTCCGCAAGCGCCCCGGCATGTATATCGGTGACACCGATGACGGCTCTGGCCTCCATCACATGGTCTATGAAGTCGTCGATAACGCCATCGACGAAAGCCTCGCCGGCTGGTGCGACCGCATTGATGTGAGCCTCAATGGCGACGGCTCGGTGACGGTGCGCGACAATGGCCGCGGCATTCCGGTCGACATCCACAAGGAAGAAGGCGTCTCGGCGGCCGAGGTCATCATGACCCAGCTCCATGCCGGCGGTAAGTTCGACCAGAACAGCTACAAGGTCTCGGGTGGCCTGCACGGTGTCGGTGTCTCGGTGGTGAACGCGCTCTCTGAACGCCTTGACCTCCGCATCTGGCGCGACGGCAAGGAGCATTTCCTGCGCTTCCGTCATGGCGATCCGGAAGCACCGCTGGTCGTGACCGGTCCCGCCGGCGACAATCGCGGCACCGAGGTTACCTTTCTCGCCTCGAAGGAAACCTTCACCAAGACCGAATACGACTACGCGACGCTGGAGCATCGCCTGCGCGAGCTCGCTTTCTTGAATTCCGGCGTGCGCCTCATCCTCACCGACAACCGCACGGTCGAGCCGAAATCGGTGGAGCTCCATTACGAAGGCGGCCTCGAGGCCTTCATCCGCTATCTCGACCGCGCCAAGAATCCGCTCCATGGCTCGGCCATCACCATGATGCAGGAAAAGGACGGCATGACCGTCGAGGCGGCCCTGGAATGGACCGACAGCTATCACGAGACGATGCTGTGCTTTACCAACAACATCCCGCAGCGGGATGGCGGTACCCACCTCCAGGGCTTCCGCGCAGCGCTCACGCGCCAGATCAACAAATACGCGGAAGAAAGCGGCATCGCCAAGCGCGAGAAGGTAACGCTCACCGGCGACGACGCCCGCGAAGGCCTCACCTGCGTGCTCTCCGTGAAGGTACCGGACCCGAAATTCTCTTCACAGACGAAAGACAAGCTGGTTTCGTCCGAAGTGCGCCCCGTGGTCGAGAACATCGTCAACGAGCGCCTCGCCCAATGGTTCGAGGAACATCCGGCCGATGCCAAGCGCATCGTCGGCAAGGCGGTCGAAGCCGCCGCCGCCCGCGAAGCCGCCCGTAAGGCCCGCGATCTCACGCGGCGCAAGGGTGCGCTCGATATCTCGTCCCTGCCCGGCAAGCTTGCCGATTGCCAGGAACGCGACCCGGCCTTGTCAGAACTCTTCATCGTCGAGGGTGATTCCGCAGGCGGGTCGGCGAAGCAAGGCCGTCACCGCAAGAACCAGGCGATCCTTCCCTTGCGCGGCAAGATCCTCAATGTCGAGCGTGCGCGCTTTGACAAGATGCTCTCCTCGGACCAGATCGGTACGTTGATCGCAGCCCTCGGCACCAGCATCGGGCCCGAGGAATTCGATATTGCCAAGGCGCGCTATCACAAGATCATCATCATGACCGACGCCGATGTCGACGGCTCGCACATCCGCACGCTGCTGCTCACCTTCTTCTATCGGCAGATGCCGGAGTTGATCGAGAAGGGCTATCTCTACATCGCGCAGCCGCCGCTCTACCGCGCCGCCAAGGGCAAGTCCGAGCATTACCTGAAGGATGATCTCGCGCGCGAGGATTATCTCATCTCGCTCGGCCTCGACACGGCGGTTCTGACGCTCGGCAATGGCGAGCAGATCGCCGGCCCGGATCTCCGCCGCGTGGTTGATCTTGCGGCACAGGCCAAGCATCTGATGGAACCTCTCATCCGCAAGGTGGGTTCCGCCGCCGTGGTGAGCCAGACCGCCATCCGTGGTGGCCTCAATCCGCAGGCCGCGACCAACCCGGAACTGGCTGCCGCGATCGCCGCCGAGCTCGACAAGATCTCACCCCCCGCCGAACGCGGCTGGTCCGGCCTGTCCGACCAGCAGGGCGGCCTTGCCTTCAAGCGGCGCCTGCGCGGTGTCACCTCGGGCCATGTGATCGATGCGAGCCTCATCCGCTCGGCCGAGGCCCATCGCCTCGACCAGATGAAGGAGGGCCTGCTTGAGAGCTTCGGCACGGCAGCAAGCCTCGTCGCCAAGGACCGCACGGCCGTCATCAACGGCCCCATCGACCTCATCGACGTGGTGACCGAGATCGGCAGCAAGGGCATCGACATCCAGCGCTACAAGGGCCTCGGCGAAATGAATCCCGAGCAGCTCTGGTCGACGACCCTCGATCCCGCCGTGCGCTCGCTCCTCCAGGTCAAGGTCAACCACGTCGACGAAGCCGAAGAAATCTTCTCGACCCTGATGGGCGACCTGGTCGAACCAAGGCGCGATTTCATCCAGCAGAATGCGCTCAACGTCGCGAATCTGGATGTGTGA
- a CDS encoding GNAT family N-acetyltransferase, whose product MAILQTMHLTLSPCAPSDRADFIELERDPEVMRFLNGGHAVDHDQVDPNATFLMPRGTEPHVWTARRTSNGAFVGWFCLWPESDSLAELGYRLRRAAWGQGFASEGASALIDWGFGGVGYDKIVATTMAVNHASRRVMEKIGMTYARTVHVDLPDPIPGSEHGEVWYELMRAGWNGG is encoded by the coding sequence ATGGCCATTTTGCAGACGATGCATCTGACGCTCAGCCCTTGCGCGCCGAGTGACCGCGCTGACTTCATTGAGCTTGAGCGTGATCCCGAGGTCATGCGCTTTTTGAATGGCGGACATGCCGTCGATCATGACCAGGTCGATCCGAACGCGACATTCCTCATGCCCAGAGGAACAGAGCCTCACGTCTGGACGGCACGCCGCACAAGCAACGGCGCGTTCGTCGGGTGGTTCTGTTTGTGGCCGGAGAGTGATTCGCTAGCCGAACTCGGCTATCGCTTGCGCCGAGCAGCATGGGGTCAGGGGTTCGCCTCGGAAGGAGCATCGGCCCTCATCGATTGGGGGTTCGGAGGCGTTGGCTATGACAAGATCGTGGCGACCACGATGGCGGTGAACCACGCCTCACGCCGGGTGATGGAAAAGATCGGCATGACCTATGCGCGCACAGTTCACGTCGACTTGCCGGATCCCATTCCGGGCAGCGAACACGGCGAAGTCTGGTACGAGTTGATGCGCGCGGGATGGAACGGCGGTTAA